One part of the Thermococcus litoralis DSM 5473 genome encodes these proteins:
- the nadC gene encoding carboxylating nicotinate-nucleotide diphosphorylase — MISLSYLLRFLEEDSPFGDITSDAIIPKTLNTKAVIIAKQSGVVAGLEEAKMLFEYFGVKAKQRAQDGQKVEKGQILMELEGNARKILLVERTALNIIGRMSGVATQTRKLVEKIKGINPKIRVAGTRKSLLRDLDKKAIILGGGEPHRFSLSDAILIKDNHLALVSLEEAIKKARAFSVYKVVEVEVESLEDALKAARAGADVIMLDNMTPEQIEEILKALKREELREKVKIEVSGGISEENIESYAKLDVDIISLGALTHSVKNFDVSLEIVKD, encoded by the coding sequence ATGATTTCCCTTTCATATCTCCTCCGTTTTTTAGAAGAGGATTCCCCTTTTGGAGACATAACAAGTGATGCCATTATTCCAAAGACTTTGAACACTAAGGCAGTTATCATAGCAAAGCAGAGCGGTGTTGTAGCAGGTCTTGAAGAGGCAAAGATGTTGTTCGAATATTTTGGGGTTAAGGCTAAGCAGAGAGCTCAAGATGGGCAAAAGGTTGAGAAAGGGCAGATTTTAATGGAACTTGAGGGCAACGCAAGGAAGATATTACTCGTTGAGAGAACAGCATTGAACATTATAGGAAGAATGAGTGGTGTAGCAACCCAAACAAGAAAGCTCGTTGAGAAGATCAAAGGTATTAATCCAAAGATCAGAGTAGCAGGTACTAGAAAAAGTCTTCTAAGAGATTTAGATAAAAAAGCAATAATTCTAGGTGGTGGTGAGCCTCATAGATTTTCTTTAAGTGATGCAATTCTTATAAAGGACAACCATCTTGCTTTGGTGTCTTTGGAGGAGGCCATTAAAAAGGCAAGAGCGTTCAGTGTTTACAAGGTTGTTGAGGTTGAAGTGGAAAGCCTTGAAGATGCTTTAAAAGCCGCTAGAGCAGGTGCAGACGTTATAATGCTTGACAACATGACACCGGAGCAAATCGAAGAGATTCTCAAGGCTTTAAAGCGCGAAGAATTGAGAGAAAAAGTAAAAATAGAAGTGAGCGGTGGCATAAGCGAGGAGAACATTGAAAGCTATGCGAAGCTCGATGTCGATATCATAAGCCTTGGAGCTTTAACGCATAGTGTGAAGAACTTTGACGTGAGTCTGGAGATTGTGAAAGATTAA
- the ribD gene encoding bifunctional diaminohydroxyphosphoribosylaminopyrimidine deaminase/5-amino-6-(5-phosphoribosylamino)uracil reductase RibD, with the protein MTDEHFMRLALKFAKKGEGQVNPNPMVGAVIVKDGKIIGKGYHQYFGGKHAEINAIEDAKSKGYSPEGATMYVTLEPCSHWGKQPPCADRIIEEGISRVVVAMKDPNPMVNGKGIEKLEKAGIDVKVGVLEEDARKLNEVFLKYITTKIPFVAIKLALTLDGFIATRSFSSKWITGEKARRKVQELRRKYMGIMVGANTILKDDPRLTCRIEGCSEKVKVILDRHGLTANGNFRVFKKGKVIVFTESEKEWRNAEVIRETNPEKILKILGEKGIDSILIEGGKIACQFLPFADKLHLFYGNKLFGKGISPFECLKVNDVNDAFKLEFLKFESFGDSFYVEAMPCSQG; encoded by the coding sequence ATGACAGACGAGCATTTTATGCGACTGGCACTAAAGTTCGCCAAGAAGGGTGAAGGACAAGTAAACCCGAACCCAATGGTCGGTGCAGTTATAGTCAAAGACGGCAAGATAATTGGCAAAGGTTACCACCAATATTTTGGAGGGAAGCACGCAGAGATTAACGCCATAGAAGACGCAAAAAGCAAGGGGTATTCCCCTGAAGGAGCAACAATGTACGTTACTTTGGAGCCCTGCTCTCACTGGGGAAAGCAGCCACCTTGTGCAGATAGAATAATAGAAGAGGGCATCTCGAGAGTTGTAGTAGCAATGAAAGATCCCAATCCAATGGTGAATGGAAAAGGCATTGAAAAGCTCGAAAAAGCAGGCATTGATGTTAAAGTTGGTGTCCTTGAAGAGGATGCAAGAAAGCTAAATGAAGTGTTTCTTAAGTACATAACCACGAAAATACCTTTTGTAGCAATAAAGCTTGCCTTGACCTTAGATGGCTTCATAGCAACAAGAAGCTTTTCCTCAAAGTGGATTACCGGTGAAAAAGCAAGGAGGAAAGTGCAAGAGCTTAGAAGAAAGTACATGGGGATAATGGTTGGAGCTAATACAATCCTCAAGGACGATCCAAGGCTGACTTGCAGAATAGAAGGGTGCAGTGAAAAGGTGAAAGTAATTCTCGATAGGCATGGGCTAACTGCCAATGGGAATTTTAGGGTTTTTAAGAAGGGAAAAGTTATAGTCTTCACTGAGAGTGAAAAAGAGTGGAGAAATGCAGAAGTTATTAGAGAAACGAATCCCGAAAAAATACTAAAGATTCTTGGCGAAAAGGGAATAGACAGCATTTTAATTGAGGGAGGAAAAATAGCATGCCAGTTCTTGCCCTTTGCAGATAAGCTACATTTATTTTATGGGAACAAGCTCTTTGGAAAAGGAATTTCTCCATTTGAGTGTCTAAAAGTTAACGACGTTAATGACGCCTTTAAGCTTGAGTTTCTTAAGTTTGAAAGCTTTGGAGACAGCTTTTACGTGGAGGCAATGCCATGTTCTCAGGGATAA
- a CDS encoding riboflavin synthase, protein MFSGIIEKVAKARYSRGKLYVEKVLDVNLGDSVAVNGACLTVSEIRDRIIFDVGEETLKKTNLAKAKLVNLERALKFGDRIDGHLVTGHVDGTLKLRRVLRRGNTYWLAFEMPKERFGIVEKGSIALNGISLTIAKVEKSHFWVQVIPYTWENTNLKFLRIGDEVNYEIDVVARYLRDILGDKYGLGKA, encoded by the coding sequence ATGTTCTCAGGGATAATAGAAAAAGTTGCAAAGGCACGCTACTCAAGGGGAAAGCTCTACGTGGAGAAGGTCTTAGATGTGAACCTAGGCGACAGTGTTGCCGTTAATGGAGCATGCCTAACGGTGAGTGAAATTAGAGATCGAATAATATTTGACGTTGGTGAGGAAACTCTAAAGAAAACTAATCTTGCGAAAGCAAAGCTCGTTAACCTTGAAAGAGCCCTAAAGTTTGGAGATAGAATTGATGGACATTTGGTTACTGGACATGTCGATGGAACCCTAAAGCTGAGGAGAGTTCTAAGGAGGGGGAATACTTACTGGCTGGCCTTTGAAATGCCCAAGGAGAGGTTCGGCATAGTGGAGAAGGGAAGCATAGCCCTGAATGGGATAAGCTTAACGATTGCCAAAGTTGAGAAGAGCCACTTCTGGGTTCAGGTAATCCCCTACACATGGGAAAACACCAACTTGAAGTTCCTCAGAATTGGGGATGAAGTGAATTACGAGATAGACGTTGTTGCAAGATATTTGAGAGATATTTTGGGTGATAAATATGGACTTGGAAAAGCTTAG
- a CDS encoding bifunctional 3,4-dihydroxy-2-butanone-4-phosphate synthase/GTP cyclohydrolase II yields the protein MDLEKLRKSILEGKPIVLIDEDREVEADLVYPAEIITPQTLNFMLQARGMLCLAIDEEEALRRGFFKLPSKDNETNFLITVDYKETFTGISAEERALTAKKIAEGLSIEHFRYPGHLHLLGAVGINKRKGHTEASLELLEMLGFKRYALIIELLDEEGNSHNFEFIRSFAEKHNLPIVTIREVWKEVVKRKSFVKIHARARLPSHHGNFEIIAFDNELDFKDHIAIVKEPLGEAPLVRLHSECLTGDTLASFKCDCGSQLANALKMIANEGGILFYLRQEGRGIGLKNKIKAYELQDKGLDTVEANKKLGFREDERDFSVAYQMLKSLGISKVKLLTNNPRKVRALEEFGIEVVEVIPIFGEVNEINKPYLEAKMLKLGHNLKPLLEGKE from the coding sequence ATGGACTTGGAAAAGCTTAGGAAAAGCATTCTTGAGGGTAAACCAATAGTTCTAATTGACGAAGATAGAGAAGTTGAGGCAGATTTGGTTTATCCCGCTGAAATAATAACTCCCCAAACATTAAACTTCATGCTCCAAGCTAGAGGGATGCTCTGTCTGGCTATAGATGAAGAGGAAGCTTTAAGGAGAGGCTTCTTTAAGCTTCCCTCAAAAGACAACGAGACGAATTTTTTAATAACTGTTGATTATAAGGAGACTTTTACAGGAATTAGCGCGGAAGAGAGGGCTTTAACAGCAAAGAAAATTGCCGAGGGGCTAAGCATAGAGCACTTTCGCTATCCCGGCCATTTGCACCTTTTAGGAGCGGTAGGCATAAATAAAAGGAAGGGACACACAGAGGCTTCACTTGAGCTCTTGGAAATGCTCGGGTTTAAAAGATACGCGCTAATAATTGAGCTCCTAGATGAAGAAGGAAATTCCCACAACTTTGAGTTCATAAGGAGCTTTGCAGAGAAGCATAACCTCCCAATAGTAACAATTAGAGAAGTCTGGAAAGAGGTCGTCAAAAGAAAGAGCTTCGTCAAGATTCATGCGCGAGCTAGACTCCCCTCTCATCACGGTAATTTTGAGATAATAGCGTTTGATAACGAGCTGGACTTTAAGGATCACATAGCAATAGTTAAGGAGCCTTTGGGAGAAGCACCTCTTGTTAGGCTCCACTCTGAGTGCTTAACGGGTGATACCTTAGCTTCCTTTAAGTGCGACTGTGGAAGTCAATTAGCCAATGCGCTAAAGATGATAGCCAATGAAGGGGGAATTCTGTTCTATTTGCGGCAAGAAGGGAGAGGTATAGGCCTAAAAAACAAAATCAAAGCCTATGAACTCCAAGACAAAGGTCTTGACACTGTTGAAGCAAACAAAAAGCTCGGCTTTCGGGAAGATGAGAGAGACTTTAGCGTCGCTTACCAGATGCTCAAATCCTTAGGAATCTCAAAAGTTAAGCTTTTGACGAACAATCCAAGGAAGGTTAGAGCTTTGGAAGAGTTCGGGATAGAGGTTGTTGAGGTTATTCCGATTTTTGGAGAAGTTAACGAGATTAACAAACCTTATTTAGAAGCTAAGATGCTCAAGCTTGGACACAATTTAAAGCCTCTTTTGGAGGGGAAAGAATGA
- the ribH gene encoding 6,7-dimethyl-8-ribityllumazine synthase has product MIYEGHYTGEGLKIGIIVSRFNDLLTRELLEGALDCFKRHGVENIDIFKVPGAFEIPFVAKELAKKGRYDAILTLGAVVRGETYHFELVANEVAKGVAHINLTYEMPVIFGVITVDDEIQGLDRAGIKLNKGFEYALTTLEMANLNKEIKKIS; this is encoded by the coding sequence ATGATTTATGAGGGACACTATACGGGTGAAGGGTTAAAAATTGGAATAATAGTTAGCAGATTTAACGATTTGCTCACCAGAGAGCTTCTAGAGGGGGCATTAGACTGTTTTAAACGACATGGTGTTGAGAATATAGATATCTTCAAAGTTCCGGGAGCATTTGAGATCCCATTTGTCGCAAAAGAACTAGCTAAGAAAGGACGCTATGATGCCATTTTAACCCTAGGAGCCGTTGTCAGAGGGGAAACATATCATTTTGAGCTCGTTGCCAATGAAGTTGCAAAAGGAGTAGCCCATATAAACTTAACCTACGAAATGCCCGTGATATTTGGCGTTATAACAGTAGACGATGAAATCCAAGGACTTGACAGGGCAGGAATAAAGTTAAACAAGGGCTTTGAATATGCTCTGACCACTTTGGAAATGGCAAATTTGAATAAAGAGATAAAAAAGATTTCCTAA
- a CDS encoding IMP cyclohydrolase, giving the protein MRYVGRMLGVGLKDGKPFAFYRLNSRSFPDRKAVIKGDEVYIVNLTETENPYVSYPVVKILPDYAVVSNGSHTTFIAQALEWESPKKALIHVLDAMDYERDEYNTPRIAAIIQRDKDWAFLGFAGKDEFWVKRVTLEEGRTFFIATYNVYGIETLSLDFKDEKDLAEKVLRLEFAHPVLAIGVVDGGDKFRIGVK; this is encoded by the coding sequence TTGAGGTACGTTGGGAGGATGTTGGGGGTTGGGCTGAAGGATGGTAAGCCCTTTGCCTTTTATCGCCTTAACTCTCGCTCATTTCCGGATAGGAAAGCTGTGATAAAAGGAGATGAGGTATACATAGTGAACTTAACTGAGACGGAAAACCCCTACGTGAGCTATCCGGTGGTAAAAATTCTTCCAGACTATGCAGTTGTTAGCAATGGCTCTCACACAACCTTTATAGCCCAAGCACTCGAGTGGGAGAGCCCAAAAAAGGCTCTGATTCATGTGTTAGATGCTATGGATTATGAGCGTGATGAATATAATACGCCAAGGATTGCTGCGATAATCCAAAGGGACAAAGATTGGGCATTTTTGGGTTTCGCGGGAAAAGATGAGTTCTGGGTCAAAAGGGTTACGCTCGAAGAAGGTAGGACATTTTTCATAGCAACCTACAACGTTTATGGTATTGAAACGCTGAGCTTAGACTTTAAAGATGAAAAGGATCTTGCAGAGAAAGTGCTTAGACTAGAGTTTGCCCACCCGGTTCTGGCAATTGGAGTCGTTGATGGTGGAGATAAATTCAGAATTGGAGTGAAGTAG
- a CDS encoding formate--phosphoribosylaminoimidazolecarboxamide ligase: MIVSTIASHSSLQIVQGAKKEGFKTRLYVSPKRKNFYSSLPIIDELIVTPDMKAILDDDGIIVPHGSFVAYLGIEAIEKSKGKFFGNKRFLKWETKFNLVDKALKKAKIPQVEAVDLSEVREDDLYFVRIEGPKGGSDHFIAYGRELEKRLSEVKEPYRIERFIDGVFVYVHFFCSPILERLELFGVDERLVIADANKRRPFEPLPYTILGNKSIALRESLLPELYDYGLAFVESMKDLEPPGVIGPFALHFAYDGEFRCIGFASRIDGGSNAKHWYSSLYWGEEVMMGQRIAKELCLALDEGRLEEVIT; this comes from the coding sequence ATGATCGTCTCGACGATAGCCTCTCATTCTTCGCTTCAAATAGTCCAGGGTGCAAAGAAAGAAGGCTTCAAAACTCGCCTATATGTTTCCCCAAAGAGGAAGAACTTCTATTCCTCGCTCCCGATAATTGATGAGCTCATTGTAACGCCGGATATGAAAGCAATACTTGACGACGATGGGATAATAGTTCCACACGGGTCTTTTGTTGCTTATCTTGGCATTGAGGCAATTGAAAAAAGCAAAGGGAAGTTCTTCGGGAACAAGAGGTTCTTAAAGTGGGAGACAAAGTTCAATTTGGTAGATAAGGCACTAAAGAAAGCAAAAATACCGCAGGTCGAAGCAGTTGATTTGAGCGAGGTTAGGGAAGATGATCTCTACTTCGTCAGGATTGAGGGCCCCAAAGGAGGAAGTGATCATTTTATTGCCTATGGAAGAGAGCTTGAAAAAAGGCTTAGCGAAGTTAAAGAGCCATACAGAATTGAGCGCTTTATTGATGGTGTCTTTGTTTATGTCCATTTCTTCTGCTCCCCAATCTTGGAGAGGCTTGAGCTCTTTGGCGTTGATGAGCGGTTGGTAATAGCGGATGCAAACAAGAGGAGACCCTTCGAACCTCTGCCCTACACGATACTGGGCAACAAAAGCATAGCCTTGAGAGAATCCCTTCTCCCGGAGCTCTACGACTACGGTCTGGCGTTTGTTGAATCCATGAAAGACCTTGAGCCTCCAGGGGTTATAGGGCCATTTGCCTTGCACTTTGCTTACGATGGCGAGTTTAGGTGCATAGGCTTTGCCTCACGCATAGACGGTGGAAGCAACGCCAAACACTGGTACTCCTCGCTTTACTGGGGTGAAGAAGTCATGATGGGCCAGAGAATTGCCAAAGAACTTTGCTTGGCATTGGATGAAGGCCGCTTAGAGGAGGTGATAACTTGA
- a CDS encoding phosphoribosylaminoimidazolesuccinocarboxamide synthase: MRLIYRGKTKDVYEDGDFLIFYFKDSLLGFNGEEDTGGNEVVGEREGKGSAVLKQAEFFFKLLEKNGIKTHFVERIDKRRAKFLKTERIPLEVIYRFKAYGSFLRRYGEIVKPLQELDIVEFTLKSDALGDPLICEEAIEKLGIASRKEIEEMKKTTRKVAQILGEFFRNKGLEILDFKLEFGRRKGGLLVIDEISGDTMRVKKDGRVLKQEELLGVIG, encoded by the coding sequence ATGCGTTTAATTTACAGAGGAAAGACCAAGGATGTCTACGAGGACGGTGACTTCCTAATTTTTTACTTCAAGGACAGCCTCTTAGGTTTCAATGGAGAAGAAGACACGGGCGGGAACGAGGTAGTTGGAGAAAGAGAAGGCAAGGGAAGTGCTGTTTTAAAACAAGCGGAATTTTTCTTCAAACTGTTGGAAAAGAACGGCATAAAGACCCACTTCGTCGAGCGAATCGATAAAAGGAGAGCAAAGTTCCTAAAGACAGAAAGAATCCCCCTTGAGGTCATCTATCGCTTCAAAGCCTATGGCAGTTTCTTGAGGCGCTACGGAGAGATTGTCAAACCTCTTCAGGAGCTTGACATTGTTGAGTTCACACTGAAAAGTGATGCCCTTGGCGACCCTTTAATCTGCGAGGAGGCAATTGAAAAGCTTGGTATAGCCTCGAGGAAAGAGATTGAGGAAATGAAGAAAACGACAAGAAAAGTTGCCCAAATTTTGGGGGAATTCTTCAGAAACAAGGGGCTGGAGATATTGGACTTCAAACTTGAGTTTGGGAGGAGGAAAGGAGGGCTCTTAGTAATTGATGAAATAAGTGGCGATACGATGAGGGTAAAGAAAGATGGGAGGGTTTTGAAGCAGGAAGAACTTCTGGGGGTGATTGGATGA
- the thiC gene encoding phosphomethylpyrimidine synthase ThiC has translation MSQMEEARKGVITEEMKFVAEKEGIDPEKLRRSVAKGYTVIFRNVRHDWVKPVAVGMGVRVKVNANIGTSRDIVDVEAEIEKAKIAVKYGADTIMDLSTGGDLDAIRKRIMRAVDVPVGTVPIYQAAEEMLAKGKAIIEMSEDDMWNAVEKHFKDGVDYVTIHVGVTKEVVEKMKRTKRIVGMVSRGGTFLAAWILHWGEENPFYRNYDYLLELAKEYDVVLSLGDGLRPGGLPDAGDELQIAELYTIGKLVKRARDFGVQTMVEGPGHVPIDQIPMHIKIAKVATDNAPFYVLGPIVTDIFPGYDHIAGAIGGAIAAMHGADFLCYVTPAEHLGLPDKEHVRLGVIATKLAAHAVNLTRFSEDYMKDHLMSLARGFLDWTRQFELAVDKERFLEIRNKRPTSTEACSMCGDLCAIKLINSMLRGKGEA, from the coding sequence ATGAGCCAAATGGAGGAGGCAAGGAAGGGTGTAATTACTGAGGAGATGAAGTTTGTGGCTGAAAAGGAAGGTATTGACCCAGAAAAGCTTAGAAGGAGTGTTGCAAAAGGTTATACTGTAATTTTCCGCAATGTGCGTCACGATTGGGTAAAGCCCGTTGCCGTAGGCATGGGCGTGAGAGTAAAGGTAAACGCCAACATCGGGACCTCTAGAGATATAGTGGACGTTGAGGCGGAAATAGAAAAGGCCAAGATAGCAGTGAAGTATGGTGCTGACACAATAATGGACCTCTCCACCGGTGGAGACCTCGATGCCATAAGGAAGAGAATTATGAGGGCCGTTGACGTTCCTGTTGGAACAGTTCCAATTTACCAAGCGGCTGAAGAGATGCTCGCAAAAGGGAAGGCAATTATAGAGATGAGCGAGGATGATATGTGGAATGCAGTAGAGAAGCACTTTAAAGACGGAGTCGACTACGTCACCATACATGTGGGCGTAACCAAAGAAGTTGTTGAAAAAATGAAGCGCACGAAGAGAATAGTCGGCATGGTCTCTCGCGGTGGAACGTTTTTGGCAGCGTGGATACTCCACTGGGGAGAGGAAAATCCGTTCTACAGGAACTACGACTACCTTCTGGAACTTGCCAAAGAATACGATGTTGTTCTCAGCTTAGGGGATGGCCTAAGACCCGGTGGTTTACCAGATGCTGGAGATGAGCTTCAAATAGCCGAACTCTATACCATAGGAAAGCTTGTGAAGAGGGCAAGGGATTTTGGAGTTCAAACTATGGTTGAAGGGCCAGGCCATGTTCCGATAGACCAGATTCCAATGCACATAAAGATTGCAAAAGTCGCGACTGATAACGCTCCCTTCTACGTCCTTGGTCCAATTGTCACGGACATCTTTCCGGGCTATGACCACATCGCTGGAGCGATTGGGGGGGCAATTGCCGCTATGCACGGAGCAGACTTTCTCTGCTATGTAACTCCAGCGGAACACTTGGGATTACCGGATAAGGAACATGTTCGCCTTGGGGTAATAGCCACTAAGCTTGCTGCCCATGCTGTGAACCTAACCCGCTTTAGCGAAGATTACATGAAAGATCACCTCATGAGCCTTGCAAGAGGCTTCCTAGACTGGACAAGGCAGTTTGAACTAGCTGTTGACAAGGAGCGCTTTTTGGAAATTAGGAACAAACGGCCGACCTCAACCGAAGCCTGTAGTATGTGCGGGGATTTATGTGCGATAAAGCTCATAAACAGCATGCTTAGGGGAAAGGGTGAGGCTTAA
- a CDS encoding sulfide-dependent adenosine diphosphate thiazole synthase yields the protein MLKDVEITRAIVESYMKELLDSLTLDVAIVGAGPSGMVAGYYLAKGGAKVAIFEKKLSIGGGIWGGGMGFNKIVVQEEAREILDELGINYKPFREGLYVADAVEVATTLASRTVKAGVKIFNMVEVEDLVVKEGWVCGVVINWTPVKMTSLHVDPLTIEAKYVIDSTGHGAQVTQHLLKRGLIEKIPGEGAMWAEMGEKLTVENTREIYPGLYVTGMAANAVSGAPRMGPIFGGMFLSGRKAAREILKKLKE from the coding sequence ATGCTCAAAGACGTTGAGATAACCAGGGCCATAGTGGAAAGTTACATGAAGGAGCTCTTGGACAGCCTAACCCTTGATGTTGCCATAGTGGGGGCTGGACCTTCAGGAATGGTAGCTGGATATTATCTCGCCAAAGGAGGAGCAAAGGTGGCGATTTTTGAAAAGAAGCTCTCAATTGGCGGTGGCATCTGGGGCGGAGGGATGGGATTCAATAAGATAGTAGTGCAGGAAGAGGCAAGAGAAATCCTAGATGAGCTTGGAATAAATTACAAACCATTCAGAGAAGGCCTTTATGTCGCAGACGCAGTAGAAGTGGCCACAACTTTGGCAAGCAGGACCGTTAAAGCGGGTGTTAAGATATTCAACATGGTAGAAGTGGAAGACCTTGTGGTAAAGGAAGGATGGGTCTGCGGAGTGGTTATCAACTGGACGCCAGTGAAAATGACGAGTCTCCATGTTGATCCATTAACAATAGAGGCAAAGTACGTTATCGACTCCACTGGGCATGGAGCACAGGTAACACAACACCTCCTAAAAAGAGGACTGATAGAGAAAATACCAGGCGAAGGTGCAATGTGGGCCGAAATGGGAGAGAAGCTGACTGTAGAAAACACCAGAGAGATATACCCCGGGCTATACGTCACCGGAATGGCAGCCAACGCAGTAAGTGGAGCTCCGAGAATGGGGCCAATATTCGGGGGAATGTTCCTAAGTGGAAGAAAAGCTGCCAGAGAGATCCTCAAAAAGCTTAAGGAGTAA
- the pdxS gene encoding pyridoxal 5'-phosphate synthase lyase subunit PdxS yields MGKFEIIEQKGTERLKRGFAKMVKGGVIMDVTNAEQARIAEEAGAVAVMALHKVPADIRKAGGVARMAPVEKIQEIMDAVTIPVMAKIRIGHYAEALALEALGVDMIDESEVLTPADPYFHVDKRKFKVPFVCGARNLGEAVRRIWEGAAMIRTKGEAGTGNIIEAVRHVRLVNENIRLLQRMTDEGIYAVAKKFAEPYLRLALEIREISNLEPRVLENEPVYEEYTYQEIVEGIYKILLEVKKLGRLPVVNFAAGGVATPADAALMMQMGMDGVFVGSGIFKSSNPEKMARAIVEAVNHWDEPDVIAEISREIGEPMKGLEISKLDVRLEERGV; encoded by the coding sequence ATGGGGAAATTCGAAATTATTGAGCAAAAGGGAACTGAAAGGCTGAAGAGGGGATTTGCAAAGATGGTAAAAGGCGGCGTTATAATGGATGTTACAAATGCAGAGCAGGCTAGAATAGCCGAAGAAGCTGGAGCTGTTGCAGTTATGGCTCTTCACAAAGTTCCAGCCGATATTAGAAAAGCCGGTGGAGTCGCAAGGATGGCACCAGTTGAGAAGATTCAGGAAATCATGGATGCCGTTACAATCCCAGTTATGGCAAAGATAAGAATAGGACACTATGCCGAAGCTCTCGCCCTTGAAGCTTTAGGTGTTGATATGATTGACGAGAGTGAAGTTTTGACCCCAGCAGATCCCTACTTCCACGTTGATAAGAGAAAGTTCAAAGTACCTTTCGTATGTGGTGCAAGAAACCTTGGAGAAGCCGTAAGAAGAATCTGGGAGGGAGCGGCTATGATAAGAACGAAGGGAGAAGCGGGAACAGGGAACATCATTGAAGCGGTAAGGCACGTTAGACTTGTAAATGAAAACATAAGACTGCTCCAAAGGATGACAGACGAAGGAATTTACGCAGTTGCAAAGAAGTTCGCAGAACCGTATCTAAGGCTTGCCTTGGAGATAAGGGAGATAAGCAATCTTGAACCGAGAGTCTTAGAAAACGAACCCGTCTACGAGGAATACACCTACCAGGAGATAGTTGAGGGAATCTACAAGATTCTCCTTGAGGTCAAAAAACTCGGAAGACTTCCGGTGGTTAACTTTGCCGCTGGAGGCGTTGCTACACCAGCAGATGCCGCTTTGATGATGCAGATGGGAATGGACGGAGTATTCGTTGGAAGCGGCATATTCAAGAGCTCAAATCCAGAAAAGATGGCAAGGGCAATAGTTGAAGCCGTCAATCACTGGGACGAGCCAGACGTTATTGCGGAAATTAGCAGGGAGATAGGTGAGCCAATGAAGGGTCTTGAGATTTCCAAGCTCGACGTTCGCTTAGAAGAAAGAGGAGTCTGA